The Ricinus communis isolate WT05 ecotype wild-type chromosome 8, ASM1957865v1, whole genome shotgun sequence sequence AGAGTGTTTGTTTTGGGGAAATAAGGTGttctgtatttattttttatagagaatGTAAGAGTATTTACTCTTGAAAGATAATTTACGCtagatgaatttttatttttataaaaattaaaaaaagacgACTACTCATGTTGTACAGTCGTAAGTCCAGTGAGTCTCCTATTAGAGCACTATGGTTATAGTCATTCTTTATTACTAACCATGATAATCTCCCTCCGGAAATTCACAAATTGCCACACTACAGCTCAAGACAAAAGCATTAAGAGAAACAAATGGgttcttataaataaataaataaacaaggcCCTATATGCAAAAGCCAAAAGAATTAAATCTTGATACTATCTACCCGTGATGATCAACTAATGGTCACACTCATTCCCTTCGGTCACTATATCTAACCTTGAAAAGGCAGTCGGCAGATTTCACTCTCAACAACATTCATTCATGGCTACTTTCTTCAAGTTCTCTGCTGCTTTTGCTTTGTCAACTGCTATCTTCTTCTCTGATGTGCTTGCCGTTGATAGCAAGCCTGTGACCTCAGCTTCTCCTGGTGTTTCTCCATACGTAACTGCACCTAATATGTCTTCATTCTTCCCATCACCAACCAACGAGTGGCTTACAGATCCTCCAAAAGCAGAGGCATTAGCTCCGATTCCGAGCTCCGGTGAGTTTATAGGGAAGAGTTCCTCTAGCTCAGTAAAGCTCAGTTATCATTATCTTACCACTGGAAGCTGCATAATTTTTGCAATTAGACTGCTTTCTGCTGTTTAAGCATAGACATCTGTATGTATTCAATTTGTGGTAGAAGTGATTCTATGGATTCATTCTTAGTTACAGCATTTACCATCATCGTACCTTTGATTTGCTGTTGAGAccaaattaatgaataaaagagACCATATTTCTTGGATGATGGATCTATGCAACAGATCTTgtagaataaattaattgcCATTATACTGCATATGAAAGCTGAAGAAGCTAGCAGGTGATTCTAGTTAATGTTTATAGACTTAATTACCCCCTGCTACCTTCTTCGGTTTTCATGTCTCAGAGGAAAAAGGAAACGAATATAAATCTGGAAAGTAGAGGTGTCACATTCTCTGTAAAGACTAAAATACCCTGCTGTGTCATATGCAATTGAAAAACGCCATCGAGTTGAAATGCAGGCAAGTGTCCATTTGTGTCcattaaatttgttttaatatcaatatGACATTTGTGTCTTGCCTTGTAGTATCTATGTCTCGGATCCGATTCATGCTTCTTAACTTTACATGTATCGTATCACGTCTCATGACAGTAGCATCAAGttgataaattcataaatttataatatctgTAATTTTGAATTATCGGAAATTTAGACTgaaaagtgaaaaagaaaattaaaagaaaggagCTTTTATAGTATTATCCTAAGAGATTCGGTGAAGCggaaagaaattatattctcaaattcaatataaattacattgaagaaataaaatgtaGAGATGAGTGTCCTTAAACATTCAATGAATTGTGCCCATTATTCAAGTGTTAATCACACACACCTATCATCtctcaaacaaaaagaaaaaaataaaaagaaaaatcacacGAACGCATCTATTAGAAGCAAAAGCATTCCCTCCAAAACTCATACAAACTGATATCCAGTGACTTGTCCTTTGAAATAAAAACCAAACACAGAGGGAGAGAAACCCAAAAGCTCCAACAAAGAATGAATGAAGAATTCATCACTTGTTACTCTCTGTTTCAAAATCCATAAACGCCAGTACTCCGCATCTGCAACAACAGcggcagcagcagcagcagcagcaacagtTGCCTTTAACCTCAGAACCTGGTTCAACAAATACTTCGAGAAGACCAATGTCTTCTCTTGGAACTCTCTCATTGCCGACTTGGCTCGGAGCGGCGACTCAATCGAGTCTCTTCGAGCTTTCTATTCCATGCGGAAGCTCAATCTCAAACCGAATCGCTCTACTTTCCCTTGCGCAATCAAAGCATGTTCATCTCTGCTCGATCTTCACTGGGGTAAACAGACTCATCAACAAGCACTGGTTTTTGGGTTCGAATCAGACCTCTTTGTCTCATCAGCGTTGGTTGACATGTACTCAAAATGTGGGCGATTAAGCGATGCTCGAATCCTGTTTGATGAAATTACTCATAGAAATATTGTAATTTGGACGTCTATGATTACTGGGTATATTCAAAATGACCATGCCCATGAAGCATTATTGCTATTTAAGCAGTTCTTGATTGAAGAGAGTGAGAGAAACGAGGAGAAAGATGAGGTTCTTATGGATTCAGTTGCTATGGTTTCGGTTTTATCCGCATGTTCTCGTATTTCCGGGAAGGGAATGACTAAGGGAGTTCATGGGTTCGTGGTGAAGAAGGGATTGGATGAAGATGTGGGAATTGAGAATACTTTGTTAGATGCATATGCAAAGTGTGGTGAGGTGGGTGTTTCACGGCAGGTGTTTGATGAGATAGTTGAGAAGGATGCAATTTCTTG is a genomic window containing:
- the LOC107260786 gene encoding uncharacterized protein LOC107260786 yields the protein MATFFKFSAAFALSTAIFFSDVLAVDSKPVTSASPGVSPYVTAPNMSSFFPSPTNEWLTDPPKAEALAPIPSSGEFIGKSSSSSVKLSYHYLTTGSCIIFAIRLLSAV